The Actinomycetota bacterium genome contains the following window.
CCACACACGGCCGGACAAGCACGGCATGTCGATGTTGCGAACACCCAGGTGCTCCAGAGCGTCGATGACTGCGTTGACGAAGGCCGCGGGGCCTCCGACTGCGCAGGACTCGCCGATGCCCTTGCAACCCAGCGGGTGGTGCGGCGAAGGCGTTACGACCTCGAAGAGCTCCATGTGAGGGGCTTCCCAAGCGGTCGGCAGCAGGTAGTCCATGTAGTTGGCACCGATGCAGTTGCCGTCCTTGTCGTAGGTGATGAACTGCATGTTCGACATGGCGTAAGCCTCGATCATGCCGCCGTGGATCTGGCCTTCGACGATCATCGGGTTGATCCGG
Protein-coding sequences here:
- a CDS encoding molybdopterin cofactor-binding domain-containing protein; amino-acid sequence: SAPDRGVTIQQCAMAAYTNMPDGMEPGLENNAYYDPPNMTWPSATYMIAVEIDPETGVWDTLRVVAVDDCGVRINPMIVEGQIHGGMIEAYAMSNMQFITYDKDGNCIGANYMDYLLPTAWEAPHMELFEVVTPSPHHPLGCKGIGESCAVGGPAAFVNAVIDALEHLGVRNIDMPCLSGRVWEAIHYRKDVSGYPPLPGQD